cacggGCTAACTGCATATAGATGAGCGCAGGGTGTAGTAATCAGCAGATCATCAGTGTTCAGCTGTCTGGAGTCCCACATGCTGGAATATTAATGCAGGGGAGAAGCAGCATATGCTTAGAGTGAGGGAGTGGAAGAGAAGCGGGGGCAGAAATTGCAGCCTTAGCCAGTGAGTCACAGCTGGAGCAGAACTGCAGCAAGAGAGCGGGGAGCTttatggccatattgggtcagaccgatggtccatctagcccagtaacttgtcttctgacagtggctggtgccagatgcttcagagggaatgaacagaacagggcaatttattgagtcatccatcccatgtcatccagccccagcttctggcagtcagaggtttaggaataCCCCAAGCATGGGGTTGTGCCCCTGACCATctgggctaatagccactgatggaccaaaCCTCTGTGagcttaattcttttttgaacccaggtatacttttgaccttcaccaagagttccacaggttgcctgtgaattgtgtgaagaaatttttcccttaggtttttttaaaacctgctgcctattaatttcattgggagacCCCTGTTTCATGTCTTACGGGAAGGGGTAAGcagcacttccttattcactttcccccccaccattcatgattgcacagacctctatcatattccccccttagtcatctctgttAGAGGGATGCAGCGATTCCCTTGGCTTTCGTACTTCTGcccaaaaggaaaagaaaaacaaggaacTCCCACTGAGCCTGTAGGAAAGGAAGAGGCCCGCGTGAAGCGTTAAAGGGGACTCAGAAAGTAAAGGAGGCTCACTGAGGGTATCTGTCATCACTGTACTGATGACAGATACCCTGTCAGCCCTAGTGTGGCTGCAGGGCAAACCATGCAGCAAGGTGCAGGTAGTATAGACGCGCTTAATTGTTTTGCAACAGGTGCTCTCTCTAGTGAAGAAAGACCATAGCCGGGTTCCACATTTAAAATCTTTCAGGTAGTTTGTATCTCAGCTAATTTTTTCTATTACAAGCACAACCAGTTCAACACCAGCCGTGAAaagcgagctgggctctgcctgaGGGCACCTCGGGTGATAAAGATCCTGTACGCAGAATAGGACAGTTTTTTGATTAATGTGATGGGGTGCTCCACTCACTGCTGGGACAGCGTCTCCTCCtggtcactggggggggggggggggggggagaagggaggaataGCTCACAAGTCAGCACCCCTTCCCGTGGTTGCATACCATCctccacctctctctgcctgcagtccctctcttgCTTCCCGAGCTGCTGCTTCTTTGtaacttggccctctggctaggtcaccAAACTGCTTCCCCTTCCGGGGGTGGAAAGTCTTTCCTCACCAGCAGGCCTAGGCATTCTTccttccttagtggtttttaaggtcaggcttgacaaagccctggctgggatgatttagttggggattggtcctactttgagcagggggttggactagatgacctcctgaggtctcttccaaccctgatattctaggattcccAGTAACAGCCTCATAGTGACACTCCCTAActtgggcccaccctctactctgcattccagctcaggggccctcTAGCCAGCAGTCAAGGCCTGTTtccttctagaccaggggtaggcaacctatggcacgtatgccaaaggcggcacgtgagctgattttcagtggcactcacactgcccaggtcctggccactggtccggggggctctgtattttagtttaattttaaatgaagcttcttaaacatttaaaaaaaccttatttactttacatacaagagtttagttatatattatagacttatagaaagagaccttctaaaaacgttaaaatgtattactggcacgtgaaaccttaaattagagtgaataaatgaagactcggcccaccacttctgaaaggttgccaacccctggtctagaccttactgcctttccctgagcctcaTCCTACCTTCCCGGCTCCCCCGGTTTGCTAGCCCAAACATACCTCTCTTCCCAGGGAGCGGCCGCaatttcccagcagcccccttctgctgccaatttcctgtctttataaatccagcccagctccttcctcttgAGCTGGGCTCCCTCACTGTCAGGGGATTGCTTAGCCACCTCAtccccctcagctgtggcctgtgGGGTTAATTAGCCCCCTGCTCTCTCTGCATTAATTCTTTCCAGGCAATTGTGGGGGtaaaacaccccatcacaatgaaacaaaacaaagtgaATCCAGCTCAGGCCCCAGTATCGCCCGCAGAGCGCTCACAAGCAGAGCAAGAACTTGCTTGCGTCAGCGATGGCTGAACAGGTAGCAGTGCCAGATGGTGCTCATTTTGCTCTTTCCCCAGTGGTCTTTGCTGATCATAATTCACAATGGCAAAAGGAAGAGTCTTAGGTCATCAAACTGACCCCCTGCCAGGGCAGGATTGTTTTGTTGTTGCAGAAGTGAAGTCACATCTGAAAGTGGAGTTCGGATTAGGGTTCAGGGATAAGGGGGATATTGAcagccattttaaaaatgggcCTGATTCCTGTGTGGTTTTCTCTTGCTCACAGACCTCTTTTCTGTATGCCCTCGAAtccaaagcttatgctcccattTCCTCCTCCTGTCTTCCCCCAGCCCAACCACCTCACCGACTAGTCCATCCACAATCAATTCTCCCCCTCCACTTGGCCAAGCCAGCCAACCCCTCCCAGATCAGAATACTGCCCCTGCTTAGAAATCACTCCAGTCCCCAGGCTGAGTACTAGCCTCCTCCCTTGCTCTGAATCCCCTCAGCTCACTGGATTTTTCTCAAGATCAAActtcccttccctctctctgTTGAAGCAGGAAGCAATTGCAGTGCAGAAGACCCCAGTACTCACAGGAACTAATCTGAAATCAGCACCTCAGAGGCATTGTTTTCCCTGCTACGCATCTGCTCTGTCTCTACTATCTGAAGCCAATGTGCTGCAGTATTTCTTGATATGGCTTTGCTCCAGCCCACAGCCAGGTTCACTGCAGTCCCCTAGGAACAATTACAGCAGCTACACTATAACGTGTGGTTGACAGGTTGACTTCACCCCAGAACTCCTTAACAACCAACCTCCAGTAGGAGACACTGTTGGGATGCTGAGATTTTATTAACCACCTTGTTCAAACTAAGAGATAAGGCTTATTTTCAGATCCCACATTAAGTTACAGCTTAGAAGTATGACAAGGGGTAGGTTAAAATCCAGTGAGCAACCCCCAATAGATTTCAGCAAATTTAAGGCCCAACACCTCCCTGAGCGGATTCCTTACTGCTCAGGTAGAAACGTGACCCATAGTACAGGTCAGGCAGTGATGCAACTCAGCATACCACAAATCActgaatctttaaatcaagagtagATGTTTTTCTagtagatctgctctaggaattattttgggggtttCTATGGCTtgcgttatacaggaggccagacaaGGTGATTCCAAGACtggaagggatcattgtgatctaTGAATAAATACTAGTGCAAGTTTCaggaaacattttatttgacaaatattTCTTTATGATTCTGCGAAGGTGATCAAATAAACAGCAAGACATAAAAACCATGAAATAGTTAAGAGATTTTATTCTAATAGCTTTAATTACAGTGCTTGTTTgtcaaaatgaaaactgaaacaagtATACAAAACAGTTTGATTACTAATTGTGTATTGAAAGCATAAAGGTTTCCGCAACACTAAACAAACCAGTTCTCATAGTTCCTCAAGTTTAATGTTTTCAACAGCTCCAGCTTCTTCAGTGTTTatcaaaatacaaaagaaaaaagtaaagagATCTTTTTCTGATGGCAAATCTGAACCTTGCAGTATGAGGGATGCCCAGGGTTTTCACACATATACAGATATGGGATTGTTCCAAAATGGGATTGAATACTTCTAGAATGGAATGACTCCAGACTCTCATGCTTTTTTCTAGACACTATACCTAGATGTTTGGTGAGTTTTTCATGGCATTTCTTATTTACGTACAGTACTTTCTGATTATAGAGCTTAGGACTGATGTGGGCTGTGCTTTCTGTGGAAAGATTTTGCCTTCTGGAGTGGTTTACACACAAGGAAAGTACAAAACACTTCACATAGAATGTAACAGGTTAAAAATGTGACCCACCCAGAAATTATTGAAGTCTGATGGAAGATCACAATATCAACCTTATCTGAAGCAAAATACAGAGGTTTAAGTTGTATGAATAAAGTTGCAAACTACTTTAAACCAGTTCAAACAAACCTTTGAACACACATGCTATGAACTACAGAAAGATCCAGAGATCTAGCAGTTACATGGATCTGTATTTTAATCAGATGAAGCTTGGTTTCATTTCTGCTTTGCCATGTCAAAAGAATTAAAAATCACTGGTATTCAAACTGGAATCAGAGAAATTACGTCCAACATACTTCTTATCTGTTCAAGTGTTTTACTTTTCTGtagctatttaaaaaatagaGAGTTCAGGTTAAAAACCAACCACCAAAATGGATCTCAACACAGATCTCACAACCCAACAGGGACAGTCTTCAGCTCTATTGCACATGGACTACTGGCAACCCATATGTTAATCCGCTTAAATCCCTTCCCAGTACTAAACAGTGAGTTGATTCTTTACAATAAAAAAGCTGAGTAATATTGCATAGGAGTACCAGAAACTGCCTCATTGGAAACAAAAACTATTTACATTAAATAAGAAACCTAACTGTTTTCAGGCTTGTATTTGCCACATTTACAGCATGGTGCAATACATACTGTGACAAAAGTAATGAAAACAGCTTCCGGCACTCAATACCACAAAGTAGCACAGTTTGCCACATTAGAGTAAAGCGAAGGGCGAAGAGGAGGAAATAAAAGGGAGGGGTGGAAAAAGAGGGAAGAGGAAGTTTTATGTTTCATTTCTGGTTTCGGAGCTGATTGGACAACCAGTCCAGTCCTTCATAGAGACCATCTCCACTAGTGGCACAGGTTGCCTGGATATACCAGTTCCTGTGACGAAGAGAATGGAGTCCGAGTTTGTCTGTAATTTCTGCTGCATTCATTGCATTAGGGAGGTCCTGAATGAGGGAAAGCAAGGAAGTCATTTTCTACTTAGAAAAAATCCTTTACATATTCCAGTTAAAGTGTTCACATATAAGAAGGTATGAAACCAAGAATAACTACATACTTAAATGAACAccagaagtatttgcagaacacCTCAGTATGTAACTATCCTGACTAAATGTGAGTTTTCGGAAAAATGTAAGTCAATTAAAAGTATTTATTTCATCCTATGAATGAAACTGCCCCTGAAGTACTGTATTGCATAAGAAAAAGGAAGCTGATGATGCAGAACTCATTCTATTAAATGGAAAAGCAAGGATATCTAAAGATTTACCTTTTTAGTTAAATTAGCAGTTAAATTTTAATTTAGCAATTTTAAAGAATTTAAGttacacctttgaaaatctctgctcTCAGGTTAAGATTCTGCTTTCTCTCAGCTGTCGATTCAAAGTAACAGCTTTCTGTTTAATCTTTTAACTTTGgtaatgtgctttttaaaaagggaatctTACAGTCAGGGATCAAATTAGAAAAAGTGGTGGAACTCTATTCAAGCTGTCTACAATTCTGTAACTGCTGGATGCTTCTGCTAAGAGATCAGCAGTGAAATGGTTAATGGCATTTAAACTCACTAAGATTCAGAATTAACATGCACTGAGAGAAGACAGTTCACACTTCAGGGTTATTGTTTCAGGCTACCTGGGAGACCTCACAATCTCAGCTCCCATTTATTCAGGAGGTTCTCTTCAAAGCTGAGGAAATGGGATTTTTCTGAAAAACTTAAAAGTGCAGTTCTGAAGAGCAGGTACATAAATAGCACTCTTAacagctctgctccctgcccacctTCAGTCGTCTTGCCTGATGACTTGTTAATTAGTTGCATGTGTTCAAATCTGCAATACAGTTACATGAATTTTAAGGAGGACCTAATCTGGACCAAGCCAAGCACTACTGGTGATGATGCATGAGACAGAAAACCCAGCTAGACTCTGAGCCTatggggagtttgcagagcttgccattcaatttttttttttttttaaaaggataccACAAAGGCAGCCAACTGACAGAATTTTTGTACCTATTACAAGCGACACCTAAATTTACCATATCTCCAGTTTACTGTATGCTTTGGCGGTGTTTATTTCTAGTCAGTTTCCTGACTGCCTGGGGAAACTCAGGCAGGTGCAATAGcacaaaatacttttaaattaaCTTAAATTCAAGTTGGCGGCATTCTTTACTAGCAAGCTGAGAATTTGGTATGGAAATTAGTGTGACAAAAATATAAAGACTTATGATTTCACTTCGATGGAGTCAGTTTTCAGAGAAAAACCACACACTTAAAATtttgctgaagccaatggagctacagATCAGTGTCAATATGGCATTCTACGGAGTACCCTTTCAGTCTCTCACTAAGGAATGCTGAAGACTGCCATATTGCAGtgtactaaacatttttgcaCAACTATTTCATGACTtcagaattgttttttaaatagaaacctTTAAGATCACTTGCTAATGCATACCTGTTTGTTAGCAAACACTAATAAGACAGCATCTCTCAGCTCATCTTCTGCCAGCATTCTCATAAGCTCTTCTCTGGCCTCATTCACTCGTTCTCTGTCATTACTGTCAACCACAAAAATCAAacctataaaacaaaaacaatcattacaaaaaaaaaacaaacaaaaccaactaGCTTCACACCAGaaattctcctttaaaaaaataaatcccagTTTTTTCTGGTGGGCGGAGGGTAAGGGTAGGGGAACAATCAAGGCTAAAGCTGTAGTATTTTGAAGTTTTAAcagaaaataaagcaaacaacTTATCAATACGTACCACTCCATGTGTCTCTGGCTACTACAATATCTTTTGTTTGAGATAATGACAAATCCCAACAAATGCTGACTATGCATAGATTTCCTCCCAATTTTGGGCCAAGAACAGATTTcaaattatatacacacacagaactaaaactacaaaaatattttcaaacagtGTAAGTTCTCTTAAAAAAGAATTGTTATAGGGCAGGAGAGTTGCTACAAGACTTATTTTACGTGTTTTAACATCAATTCCTCTAGTTATCTGATGTCCTTAACTCATGGTTCTATGTTAGCTCTGTAGTAGATGACAAGTACTTAAAAAGGAGCATATTTTCCTATATTCTCTCCATTAGTTTAAAAGCAGATTTTCAACTCTTGCAGAGGAAACAATTCTGAACTCTGGTTTTGACAGGTAAGCAGCAGAGCTGATTTTCAAGCGTTTCAAAGGAGCAACTGTTGTCATTTTTGCATCTACATTAATCTAAATTTGGGAATTGAAACAAAAACACTGAAGTTTTGGATTGGTACCCACTTACCAAACCCTTGAATGGACACTTGTTTGATGCTTTGGCTTGTGTTTTCATGTAGTAAGCAATTCAGGAAAACAGTTTAACATATACACAAGTTTCTTTAACACAGACAGTCATTTAACTGAGGACCCACCTTGTGTATTCTGGAAATAATGGCGCCAGAGAGGTCTGATCTTATCCTGACCACCTACATCCCACACTGTGAAGCTAATGTTCTTGTATTCTACTGTTTCTACATTGAAACCTGAAATAGAAATGGTGACAAAAAAATTGATCAAGCAGGAAAATATATATTACGGTCTCCAATTCATGCTCAGAAGTTAATCATAAAAGATAAGACAAGTATATGAAGTTGAATTTAGATGCTGTAATTTCCCACTTTTACTCTCAAGACCTCAACATGGTTAAGAGCCGTTTCTCTTACCTTCTGAAGTCCCCTAAAAATACACAGTAATGAGTGTCTATGAATGGCTCCTCAACTGAAACTTCTGCAGCTGGAACTGTAAGAGGAACTAAAAGGACTTTTAAATACATTCCTTATTACCTTACCTTCAGATTGTATTGATTTGATTCTAACCTCTGACCATTCCATCTCCCCAGAAGAGCCACTGTttatccaccccttccccccccaaatgcTTCATGTTCATGGTGCCCTTAGCAGAGAAAAGTTAGACAGACTTCCCCGCCTATCAAAAGCGGCTCCACACATTGATCAATGTGGAAGGAAGGAATGAAATTAAAAGCAGTCATATGCTAAATTCTCTATAATCTGCGTGGCCACACAGCTGCACAGCTGGCTATCAAGGGCCATGCAGGCGTGCAACCAGAGGGGCCTGGATTGGAGAAGTGCCTCTCTCCCCTGACCCGCTGCAGTGAGATAGGGCTGGGAGgagtcctctcccccccccccccagtcccagggcagcctgcacccccacccctctgccccagccccgagccccccctgcaccccaaccccctgatcccCAGCTCTCCCCAGAGCTCTCGTCCCTCCTCCTCCCGCATCCCAATCCTCtacccccgccacacatcacctcatattggtgcacataacaaaattcattccgcgcatggatgtaaaaaattagagggaacattggtcatatgttctcttctcctcccaggcCTAAAGAGGTCCTGCTTCCACCCCAACCCATCAGAGGCAAACTGTCACTAGAGCCAAGTCAGCATGCAGCACTGCAACTGAGCCATGAAACCAGCAAAGCATTGACTAACTAAAGACACTGATGTGAACAATGTGTCACAGGGACCAGAATCTCAAAAAGTGTAAAAAAAGCAATATGTAAATATCTTACCTATAGTAGGGATAGTAGTTACTATTTCACCAAGTTTAAGTTTGTACAAAATAGTGGTCTTTCCTGCAGCATCCAGACCAACCATAAGAATACGCATTTCTTTTTTGCCAAAAAGGCCTTTGAAGAGGTTAGCAAAAATATTTCCCATGCTTGAAATAAGGTATTCCCTCACTGGCCAATGAAATCTAGAGAGAAGAAATTCAAGACAATTAAAAGAACATAATGgttatattgggtcagaccaatggtccatttggCTCAATATCTTGTTTTCTCACAGTGGCAGGTGCCagacgcttcagagggaatgaacagaacaggacagtaATTGAGTGATCAATCCCCCGTTgttcagccccagcttctggcagtcagaggcttagggacacccagaacagaGGGTTGTGTCCCTAACAATCTtcactaatagccattgatggaccaatcttccatgaacttattc
Above is a genomic segment from Emys orbicularis isolate rEmyOrb1 chromosome 2, rEmyOrb1.hap1, whole genome shotgun sequence containing:
- the ARF1 gene encoding ADP-ribosylation factor 1; protein product: MGNIFANLFKGLFGKKEMRILMVGLDAAGKTTILYKLKLGEIVTTIPTIGFNVETVEYKNISFTVWDVGGQDKIRPLWRHYFQNTQGLIFVVDSNDRERVNEAREELMRMLAEDELRDAVLLVFANKQDLPNAMNAAEITDKLGLHSLRHRNWYIQATCATSGDGLYEGLDWLSNQLRNQK